Proteins from one Bradyrhizobium amphicarpaeae genomic window:
- a CDS encoding ABC transporter substrate-binding protein has protein sequence MPKRVLLGLLLACGLAAPTLAQEPKTGGVINAVIQPEPPGLMLAMVQNGPTQMVSGNIFEGLLRYSPKLEPQPELAESWSVSEDAKTYTFKLRKGVTWHDGKPFTAADVLFSIEMLKQTHARARTNLAQVDKVEAPDDHTVVFTLKQPFGPFLGIFEVGSMPMVPKHLYEGTDWKTNPYNNAPVGTGPFMFKEWQKGSFIRLVKNPNYYEKGKPYLDEIYWQIIPDAAARSVAYETGKVDVLPGGSVENFDVPRLTKLKDTCVTGAGWEFFSPLAWLWLNNRQGPLADKRVRQAVMYAIDRDFAKDVIWNGLGKVATGPSASTIKYYTDDVKKYPYDPAKAKALLKEAGYKGEKIRLLPLAYGETWQRWGEAVKQNLMDVGINIETIATDVAGGNQKIGDWDYDIAFTYLYQYGDPALGVGRNYISSNIAKGQVFNNVEGYSNPEIDKLFADGAVATPDSKRKEIYEKAQKILVEDVPVAWMLELQFPTIMRCKVKNLITTGIGVNDGFKDAWLDK, from the coding sequence CAGGAGCCGAAAACGGGCGGTGTGATCAATGCGGTGATCCAGCCCGAGCCGCCCGGCCTGATGCTTGCGATGGTCCAGAACGGTCCGACCCAGATGGTGTCGGGCAACATCTTCGAGGGCCTGCTGCGCTACAGCCCCAAGCTCGAGCCGCAGCCGGAGCTCGCCGAGAGCTGGAGCGTCAGCGAGGACGCCAAGACCTATACCTTCAAGCTCCGCAAGGGCGTCACCTGGCATGACGGCAAGCCCTTCACCGCCGCAGACGTCTTGTTCTCGATCGAGATGCTGAAGCAGACCCACGCCCGCGCCCGCACCAACCTCGCGCAGGTCGACAAGGTCGAGGCGCCGGACGACCATACGGTGGTGTTCACGCTGAAGCAGCCGTTTGGCCCGTTCCTCGGCATCTTCGAGGTCGGCTCGATGCCGATGGTGCCGAAGCATCTCTACGAAGGTACCGACTGGAAGACCAATCCCTACAACAACGCCCCGGTCGGCACCGGCCCTTTCATGTTCAAGGAATGGCAAAAGGGCTCGTTCATCCGCCTGGTCAAGAACCCGAACTATTACGAGAAGGGCAAACCCTATCTCGACGAGATCTACTGGCAGATCATTCCCGACGCCGCGGCGCGGTCGGTGGCGTACGAGACCGGCAAGGTCGACGTGCTGCCCGGCGGCTCGGTCGAGAATTTCGACGTGCCGCGGCTGACCAAGCTGAAGGACACCTGCGTCACCGGCGCCGGCTGGGAGTTCTTCTCGCCGCTGGCCTGGCTGTGGCTCAACAACCGACAGGGCCCGCTCGCCGACAAGCGCGTGCGGCAGGCGGTCATGTATGCGATCGACCGCGACTTCGCCAAGGACGTGATCTGGAACGGGCTCGGCAAGGTCGCGACCGGCCCCTCGGCCTCGACCATCAAGTACTACACCGACGACGTGAAGAAATACCCGTACGATCCGGCCAAGGCCAAGGCGCTGCTGAAGGAGGCCGGCTACAAGGGCGAGAAGATCCGCCTGCTGCCGCTCGCCTATGGCGAGACCTGGCAGCGCTGGGGTGAAGCCGTGAAGCAGAACCTCATGGACGTCGGCATCAACATCGAGACCATCGCCACCGACGTCGCCGGCGGCAACCAGAAGATCGGCGACTGGGATTACGACATCGCCTTCACCTATCTCTACCAGTACGGCGATCCCGCGCTCGGCGTCGGCCGTAACTACATCTCCAGCAACATCGCCAAGGGCCAGGTGTTCAACAACGTCGAAGGCTACTCCAACCCGGAGATCGACAAGCTGTTCGCCGACGGCGCGGTCGCGACCCCGGACTCCAAGCGCAAGGAGATCTACGAGAAGGCACAGAAGATCCTGGTCGAGGACGTGCCGGTGGCCTGGATGCTCGAGCTGCAATTCCCGACCATCATGCGCTGCAAGGTCAAGAACCTGATCACCACGGGGATCGGGGTCAATGACGGCTTCAAGGACGCATGGCTCGACAAGTGA
- a CDS encoding ABC transporter permease has protein sequence MKQFWKSMLKSPSGVIGLIILLLAISVALFGPMLFPNSPWRMVQRPFLPPFTLSTVPLGTDALGRDVFAGMIFGARVSLLVGLVSTLVALIVGIPIGAMAGYFGGRVDDALMRFTEFFQTIPSFALAIVLVAILQPSIYSIVTSIALVSWPPVARLVRGEVLSLRTREYVQAAVVTGQSNAWIIMREILPNALSPVIVLASLMVATAILLESSLSFLGLGDPNLISWGYMVGAGRTVIRQAWWITVFPGVAILISVLGLNLIGEGLNDALNPRLSREGR, from the coding sequence ATGAAACAGTTCTGGAAATCGATGCTGAAGAGTCCGAGCGGCGTCATCGGGCTCATCATCCTGCTGCTCGCGATCTCGGTTGCACTGTTCGGGCCGATGCTGTTCCCGAACTCGCCCTGGCGCATGGTGCAGCGGCCGTTCCTCCCGCCATTCACGCTCTCGACCGTGCCGCTCGGCACCGACGCGCTCGGCCGCGACGTGTTCGCCGGCATGATTTTTGGCGCGCGCGTCTCGCTGCTCGTCGGCCTGGTCTCCACGCTGGTTGCGCTGATCGTCGGCATTCCCATCGGCGCCATGGCCGGCTATTTCGGCGGCAGGGTCGACGACGCCCTGATGCGCTTCACCGAGTTCTTCCAGACTATCCCGAGCTTCGCGCTCGCGATCGTGCTGGTCGCGATCCTGCAGCCCTCGATCTATTCGATCGTGACCTCGATCGCGCTGGTGAGCTGGCCGCCGGTCGCCCGCCTCGTGCGCGGCGAGGTGCTGTCGCTGCGGACGCGCGAATATGTCCAGGCCGCTGTCGTCACCGGCCAGAGCAACGCCTGGATCATCATGCGCGAGATCCTGCCCAACGCGCTGTCGCCGGTGATCGTGCTGGCCTCGCTGATGGTGGCGACCGCGATCCTGCTGGAATCCTCGCTGTCGTTCCTCGGCCTCGGCGATCCCAATCTGATCTCCTGGGGCTACATGGTCGGCGCCGGCCGCACGGTGATCCGCCAGGCCTGGTGGATCACGGTGTTTCCCGGTGTCGCCATCCTGATCTCGGTGCTCGGGCTGAACCTGATCGGCGAAGGCCTCAACGACGCGCTCAACCCGCGCCTGTCGCGGGAGGGACGCTGA
- a CDS encoding ABC transporter ATP-binding protein has protein sequence MTAPPAVSIKNLRIALPEGAERPFAVDGVSLDLRPGKIVCVVGESGSGKSMCAHALMGLLPDTVSVASGEIQFEGRDLLKLDDDGWRDLRGRRFAMIFQEPMTALNPLMRIGDQMAEMFEAHGLLTPRERRAKALSLAREVGLPDPERIVRAYPHQLSGGQRQRAMIAMALALEPAVLVADEPTTALDVTTQAQILKLIRNLQRNRNMAVMFITHDFGVVADIADQVVVLRHGKVVEEGPAATVFNAPQHNYTKALLAAVPSMDPPARAPLDDRARAVEVIGLDKTYVTSGGWFREDRRVDAARAVNFNILKGETLGLVGESGSGKSSVARLVMRLIEADRGTVWIGDTELTSLSGKALRAERHRIQMIFQDPFASLNPRRKVGHIIADGPIAAGLDPKAAFDRARDLLKMVGLDAGALERYPHEFSGGQRQRIGIARALALEPEIIVADEAVSALDVSVQAQVLRLLEDLKARLGLSMLFITHDLRVAAQICDRIAVMQRGAVVELKPTAQLFAAPEHAYTRELLAAVPGRKERAPAV, from the coding sequence ATGACCGCTCCGCCCGCCGTCTCCATCAAGAACTTGCGGATCGCGCTGCCTGAGGGCGCCGAGCGTCCGTTTGCCGTCGATGGCGTCTCGCTCGACTTGCGGCCCGGCAAGATCGTCTGCGTCGTCGGCGAGTCCGGTTCGGGCAAGTCGATGTGCGCGCATGCGCTGATGGGCCTGTTGCCCGATACGGTCTCGGTCGCCTCCGGCGAGATCCAGTTCGAGGGACGCGACCTGCTCAAGCTCGACGACGACGGCTGGCGCGATCTGCGCGGCCGCCGTTTCGCGATGATCTTCCAGGAGCCGATGACCGCGCTCAATCCGTTGATGCGGATCGGCGACCAGATGGCGGAGATGTTCGAGGCCCATGGCCTGCTGACGCCGAGGGAACGGCGCGCCAAGGCGCTGTCGCTGGCGCGCGAGGTCGGGCTGCCCGACCCCGAACGAATCGTGCGCGCCTATCCGCACCAGCTCTCCGGCGGCCAGCGCCAGCGCGCCATGATCGCGATGGCGCTCGCGCTCGAGCCGGCCGTGCTGGTCGCGGACGAGCCCACCACCGCGCTCGACGTCACCACGCAGGCGCAGATCCTCAAGCTGATCCGCAACCTGCAGCGCAATCGCAACATGGCGGTGATGTTCATCACCCACGATTTCGGTGTCGTCGCCGACATCGCCGACCAGGTCGTCGTGCTCCGACACGGCAAGGTGGTCGAGGAAGGCCCGGCCGCAACGGTATTCAACGCGCCGCAGCACAACTATACCAAGGCGCTGCTCGCTGCCGTGCCGTCGATGGACCCGCCGGCACGCGCGCCGCTCGACGACAGGGCCAGGGCGGTCGAGGTGATCGGGCTCGACAAGACCTATGTCACCTCGGGCGGCTGGTTCCGCGAGGACCGCCGCGTCGATGCCGCGCGCGCGGTCAATTTCAACATCCTCAAGGGCGAGACGCTCGGCCTGGTCGGCGAATCCGGCTCGGGCAAATCGTCGGTGGCGCGGCTGGTGATGCGGCTGATCGAGGCCGACCGCGGCACGGTGTGGATCGGCGATACAGAACTCACCTCGCTCTCGGGCAAGGCGCTGCGCGCCGAGCGCCATCGCATCCAGATGATCTTCCAGGACCCGTTCGCCTCGCTCAATCCGCGCCGCAAGGTCGGCCACATCATTGCCGACGGCCCGATCGCAGCCGGCCTTGATCCGAAGGCGGCGTTCGACCGCGCCCGCGATCTGCTCAAGATGGTGGGCCTCGATGCCGGCGCACTCGAGCGCTATCCGCATGAATTCTCCGGCGGCCAGCGCCAGCGCATCGGCATTGCGCGCGCGCTCGCGCTCGAGCCCGAGATCATCGTCGCGGACGAAGCCGTCTCCGCCCTCGACGTCTCCGTGCAGGCGCAGGTCTTGCGGCTGCTCGAAGACCTCAAGGCGCGACTCGGCCTCTCGATGCTGTTCATCACCCACGATTTGCGCGTCGCCGCCCAGATCTGCGACCGCATCGCGGTGATGCAGCGCGGCGCCGTCGTCGAGTTGAAGCCGACCGCACAGCTGTTCGCGGCGCCCGAGCATGCCTATACGCGCGAGCTGCTGGCGGCGGTGCCCGGACGGAAAGAGCGCGCGCCGGCGGTGTAG
- a CDS encoding ABC transporter permease has protein sequence MLSFVAQRVLKGVIVLLAIVVLNFFLIRLAPGDPAVVMAGEAGASDQVFVKQLREKFGLDKPLPEQLFIYVKGVVTLDLGFSFRQQAPVAKLIGERLPATLLLTLTAFAISLVLGVMFGTFAARFAGTFLDTAITVFALIFYAMPLFWVALMGILLFSVTMDWLPSFGYETVGANLTGLAHAVDVGKHLIMPAMTLGLFFMATYTRMTRASMLEVKRLDFVKTARAKGLSDAVIQRRHVLRNALLPVVTLAGVHSGTLIGGAVITETVFAWPGIGRLMYDALLQRDYNLLLGVFVICSAMVLIFNLITDLVYRLVDPRIEFAS, from the coding sequence ATGCTCTCCTTCGTTGCCCAGCGTGTCCTCAAGGGCGTGATCGTCCTGCTCGCGATCGTCGTCCTCAATTTCTTCCTGATCCGGCTTGCGCCCGGCGACCCCGCAGTGGTGATGGCGGGCGAGGCCGGAGCCAGCGACCAGGTCTTCGTCAAGCAGCTCAGGGAAAAATTCGGCCTCGACAAGCCGCTGCCGGAGCAGCTCTTCATCTACGTCAAGGGCGTCGTCACCCTCGACCTCGGCTTCTCCTTCCGCCAGCAGGCGCCGGTCGCCAAGCTGATCGGCGAGCGGCTGCCGGCGACGTTGCTGTTGACGCTGACGGCATTTGCGATCTCGCTCGTGCTCGGCGTTATGTTCGGCACCTTCGCCGCGCGCTTTGCCGGAACCTTCCTCGACACCGCCATCACCGTGTTCGCACTGATCTTCTACGCCATGCCGCTGTTCTGGGTGGCGTTGATGGGCATCCTGCTGTTCTCGGTCACCATGGATTGGCTGCCGAGTTTCGGTTACGAGACGGTCGGCGCCAATCTGACCGGCCTTGCCCACGCGGTCGACGTCGGAAAACACCTGATCATGCCGGCGATGACGCTCGGCCTGTTCTTCATGGCGACCTATACCCGCATGACGCGCGCCTCGATGCTGGAGGTGAAGCGGCTCGACTTCGTCAAGACCGCGCGCGCGAAGGGCCTTTCCGACGCCGTGATCCAGCGCCGCCACGTGCTGCGCAACGCGCTGCTGCCCGTCGTGACGCTGGCCGGCGTGCATTCGGGAACGCTGATCGGCGGCGCCGTCATCACCGAGACCGTGTTCGCCTGGCCCGGCATCGGGCGCCTGATGTACGACGCGCTGTTGCAGCGCGACTATAATCTGCTGCTCGGCGTCTTCGTGATCTGCTCGGCCATGGTCCTGATCTTCAACCTCATCACCGATCTGGTCTATCGCCTGGTCGATCCGCGCATCGAATTCGCCTCATGA